A part of Lampris incognitus isolate fLamInc1 chromosome 21, fLamInc1.hap2, whole genome shotgun sequence genomic DNA contains:
- the bin1b gene encoding myc box-dependent-interacting protein 1b, whose product MAEIGKGVTAGKLASNVQKKFTRAQEKVLQKLGKADETRDTAFEETVVNFNKQMAEGIKLQKDLKAYLVAVKTMHDASRRLQDCLADMYEPEWFGKEEVDALAEDTDMLWTDYSQKISENSLTSMDSYLAQFPEIKARIAKRDRKMVDFDSARHHFAALQKGKKKDEAKIAKAEEELGRAQKVFEELNVELQDELPVLWDSRVGLYVNTFQNMARYQEKFHREMGKLTQNLNDVMTKLDEQRLAKKGGKAAGATGDPEKSEGANHSAAADSSPKKAVTNSSEGELPPGFIYKVKAMHDYVATDGDELELKSGDMVLVLAFDNPDEQDDGWLMGIKESTWLQNRNISVKGVFPENFTQKV is encoded by the exons ATGGCTGAGATAGGGAAAGGGGTCACCGCCGGGAAACTGGCCAGCAACGTCCAGAAAAAGTTCACCCGGGCGCAAGAGAAG GTCTTGCAGAAGCTTGGGAAAGCGGACGAGACGCGGGACACGGCCTTCGAGGAAACGGTGGTGAACTTCAACAAGCAGATG GCAGAAGGCATTAAATTGCAGAAAGACTTGAAAGCCTACCTAGTGGCAGTTAAAA CCATGCACGATGCGTCTCGGCGGCTGCAGGACTGTCTGGCGGATATGTACGAGCCAGAGTGGTTTGGCAAGGAGGAGGTGGATGCCCTGGCAGAG GACACAGACATGCTTTGGACAGACTACAGTCAAAAGATCTCAGAAAATTCTTTGACTTCCATGGACTCGTACCTGGCCCAGTTTCCTGAAATCAAG GCCCGCATAGCAAAGCGAGACAGGAAGATGGTGGACTTTGACAGCGCCAGGCATCACTTCGCTGCCCTGCAGAAGGGCAAGAAGAAGGATGAGGCCAAGATTGccaaa gcagaggaggagctgGGCAGGGCTCAGAAGGTTTTTGAGGAGCTGAACGTGGAGCTGCAGGATGAGCTCCCAGTGTTGTGGGACAG TCGTGTTGGCTTGTATGTTAACACATTCCAAAACATGGCAAGATACCAGGAGAAGTTCCACAGAGAGATGGGCAAG CTCACTCAGAACCTAAACGACGTCATGACCAAACTGGACGAGCAGCGACTGGCCAA AAAGGGAGGTAAAGCAGCAGGCGCGACAGGAGACCCTGAGAAGAG tgagGGAGCCAATCACAGTGCAGCTGCTGACTCGTCACCAAAG AAAGCGGTGACCAATAGCTCTGAAGGAGAACTGCCCCCAGGATTCATCTACAAG GTAAAAGCAATGCACGACTATGTCGCCACCGATGGGGATGAACTGGAGCTGAAGTCTGGAGACATGGTGCTTGTTTTGGCCTTCGACAACCCCGATGAACAG